From Pseudomonas triticicola, a single genomic window includes:
- the pobA gene encoding 4-hydroxybenzoate 3-monooxygenase: protein MKTLKTQVAIIGAGPSGLLLGQLLHNAGIDTLILERQTPDYILGRIRAGVLEQGMVELLREAGVGQRMDAEGLVHGGFDLALDGRQVHIDLHALTGGKTVMVYGQTEVTRDLMAARREAGAPTIYQASNVVPHGMKSDEAFVTFEKDGESWRVDCDYIAGCDGFHGVARQSIPADCLKIFERVYPFGWLGILADTPPVHDELVYARHERGFALCSMRSATRTRYYLQVPADENVDDWSDQRFWDELKKRLPDALAEKLVTGPSIEKSIAPLRSFVVEPMQYGRMFLVGDAAHIVPPTGAKGLNLAASDVSTLFNILLKVYREDRTDLLEKYSEICLRRVWKAERFSWWMTSMLHRFDEHDEFSQRISASELDYFVSSQAGQKTIAENYVGLPYEAIE, encoded by the coding sequence ATGAAAACCCTGAAAACCCAAGTCGCCATTATCGGCGCCGGTCCTTCCGGACTGCTCCTCGGCCAGTTGCTGCACAACGCTGGCATCGACACCCTGATCCTCGAACGCCAGACGCCCGATTACATTCTTGGGCGCATCCGTGCCGGTGTGCTTGAACAAGGCATGGTAGAGCTGCTGCGTGAGGCCGGCGTCGGTCAGCGAATGGATGCCGAAGGACTGGTTCATGGCGGCTTCGATCTGGCGCTGGACGGGCGTCAGGTGCACATTGACCTGCACGCGCTGACCGGCGGCAAAACAGTAATGGTCTACGGCCAGACCGAGGTCACCCGCGACCTGATGGCCGCTCGTCGGGAGGCCGGCGCGCCAACAATTTATCAAGCGAGCAATGTCGTTCCCCATGGCATGAAAAGCGACGAAGCTTTTGTCACCTTCGAAAAGGACGGTGAAAGCTGGCGCGTTGATTGCGATTACATCGCCGGTTGCGATGGTTTCCATGGCGTCGCGCGACAGTCGATTCCGGCCGATTGCCTGAAGATTTTCGAGCGGGTCTACCCGTTCGGCTGGCTGGGCATTCTCGCCGACACACCGCCGGTCCACGATGAATTGGTCTACGCCCGCCACGAACGCGGCTTCGCTTTGTGCAGCATGCGTTCGGCCACGCGTACCCGCTATTACCTGCAAGTGCCGGCGGATGAAAACGTCGATGACTGGAGCGATCAGCGTTTCTGGGATGAGCTGAAAAAACGCCTGCCGGATGCCCTCGCGGAAAAACTGGTGACCGGTCCTTCGATCGAAAAAAGCATCGCGCCGCTGCGCAGTTTTGTCGTCGAGCCAATGCAGTACGGGCGCATGTTTCTCGTCGGCGACGCTGCCCATATCGTACCGCCGACTGGCGCCAAGGGCTTGAACCTGGCCGCCAGCGACGTCAGCACGTTGTTCAATATTCTGCTGAAGGTCTATCGCGAAGATCGCACTGATCTGCTGGAAAAATACTCGGAGATCTGCCTGCGCCGAGTATGGAAAGCCGAGCGGTTTTCCTGGTGGATGACGTCAATGCTGCATCGCTTCGACGAGCACGATGAATTCAGCCAGCGCATCAGCGCGTCGGAACTGGACTATTTTGTCAGCTCGCAAGCCGGGCAAAAAACCATTGCAGAAAATTATGTCGGGCTTCCGTACGAGGCTATCGAATAG
- a CDS encoding helix-turn-helix domain-containing protein: MNKPALPSIPVFKLYGESLDWPTPDLLHCETISSRSREHQWEIKPHRHADLCQLLFVFKGQAELEIEGQRTQLETPAIQVLPPLSVHGFRFSEDVEGFIVTLATPLINHLQAQLGDSVHALARAENYPAGKDGDYLNSLFSALQAEYNGHQPAREMLMHSLVSVIMVWVSRQAIVRHKASQRPQRQREYLNGFIQLVEETYRQHVKVEDLAHRLGISVSHLNGTCRELAGQPALQIMHERQLLEAKRLLTYTSMTIYEMSELLGFSDPTNFTRLFRRRVGISPKAFRDRLKAEQQS; the protein is encoded by the coding sequence ATGAACAAGCCTGCCCTGCCTTCGATTCCGGTGTTCAAGCTCTATGGTGAAAGCCTGGACTGGCCGACCCCGGACTTGCTGCACTGTGAAACCATTTCCTCGCGCAGTCGCGAACATCAATGGGAAATCAAACCTCACCGCCACGCGGATCTGTGCCAGCTGCTGTTCGTTTTCAAAGGTCAGGCAGAGCTCGAAATCGAAGGCCAGCGCACGCAACTCGAGACTCCGGCGATACAGGTGCTGCCACCGTTGTCGGTGCACGGCTTTCGTTTTTCCGAGGATGTTGAAGGCTTCATCGTCACCTTGGCCACACCGCTGATCAATCATTTGCAGGCGCAACTGGGCGATTCGGTGCATGCCTTGGCTCGGGCGGAAAACTATCCGGCCGGCAAGGATGGCGATTATCTCAACAGCCTGTTTTCAGCGTTGCAGGCCGAGTACAACGGCCATCAACCGGCGCGGGAAATGCTCATGCATTCGCTGGTCAGCGTGATCATGGTCTGGGTCAGCCGCCAGGCGATCGTCCGGCACAAGGCCAGCCAACGGCCGCAGCGCCAACGCGAATACCTCAACGGTTTCATTCAGTTGGTGGAAGAGACTTACCGCCAACACGTCAAGGTCGAAGACCTCGCCCATCGCCTGGGCATCTCTGTGTCGCACCTCAACGGCACCTGCCGTGAACTGGCCGGGCAACCGGCTTTGCAGATCATGCACGAGCGTCAGTTGCTGGAAGCCAAGCGCCTGCTGACCTACACCAGCATGACGATTTACGAGATGTCGGAGTTGTTGGGTTTTTCCGATCCGACCAACTTCACGCGCCTGTTCCGCCGCCGGGTGGGGATTTCGCCAAAGGCGTTCCGCGACCGCTTGAAGGCCGAGCAACAGTCCTGA
- a CDS encoding LysR family transcriptional regulator, whose product MDRLQAMRVFVTVVDLGSQSAAADHLDLSRPVVSRYLAELEDWVGARLMHRTTRKLSLTAAGSEMLPRCRQMLDLSHDMQAAVSEPDDAPRGLLRISVSTSFGQAQLADAMAAYVKLYPGVSIDLQMLDRTVNLVDERIDLAIRTSNDLDPNLIARRLTVCRSVVCAAPAYLLEHPAPQTVEDLSRHNCLTHSYFGKSLWHFEEDGEPVSVTVQGNISANEASTLLRATLAGAGVAMLPTYQAGVHIHNGELLRLLPHAEPRQMNIYAVYASRKHMPAALRSMLDFLVQRFPEAPAWDAGL is encoded by the coding sequence ATGGATCGGCTTCAAGCAATGCGGGTATTCGTCACGGTGGTGGACTTGGGCAGTCAGTCGGCGGCGGCCGACCACCTCGACCTGTCGCGGCCCGTAGTGTCGCGCTATCTGGCGGAGCTGGAAGACTGGGTCGGCGCGCGGCTGATGCACCGCACCACGCGCAAATTGAGCCTGACCGCCGCTGGCAGTGAAATGCTCCCGCGCTGTCGGCAGATGCTCGACTTGTCGCACGACATGCAGGCCGCCGTCAGCGAACCCGATGACGCGCCGCGCGGCCTGCTGCGGATCAGCGTCAGCACCTCGTTTGGCCAGGCGCAACTGGCCGATGCGATGGCGGCATACGTCAAGCTTTATCCAGGCGTCAGCATCGATCTGCAAATGCTCGACCGCACGGTGAATCTGGTCGATGAACGCATCGATCTGGCGATTCGCACCAGCAATGATCTTGATCCGAATCTGATCGCCCGGCGCCTGACCGTGTGCCGCTCGGTGGTCTGCGCAGCGCCGGCTTATCTGCTTGAGCATCCGGCGCCGCAGACGGTTGAGGATTTGAGCCGACACAACTGCCTGACCCATTCCTATTTCGGCAAGAGCCTGTGGCATTTCGAAGAGGATGGCGAACCGGTTTCGGTAACGGTGCAGGGCAATATCAGCGCCAACGAGGCCAGCACCCTTCTGCGCGCTACCTTGGCCGGCGCCGGCGTGGCGATGCTGCCGACCTACCAGGCTGGCGTGCATATTCACAACGGCGAACTGCTGCGTTTGCTGCCACACGCAGAACCGCGCCAGATGAATATCTACGCGGTGTACGCCTCACGTAAACACATGCCGGCGGCACTGCGCAGCATGCTCGACTTTCTTGTGCAGCGCTTTCCCGAGGCCCCGGCCTGGGATGCCGGCCTGTAA
- a CDS encoding MBL fold metallo-hydrolase: MIGFTPFKRVLLAAAFFGFAAHASAAELSLDVYNPGTRAIFPVSSVLVSGEKEAILVDAQFGKSQAEQVVEKIRASGKQLTTIYISHGDPDYYFGLDTLTKAFPQAKVLASQPTVDHIKHTVDGKLAYWGPKMGADVPAKTIVPDVLKGDSLTLEGKQLQVIGLDGKQPDCSFVWIPSLKAVVGGVVVAENIHVWMADTQTAQSHADWLHTLHTIESLKPQTVVPGHYLGDSSRSLASVKFTADYIKAFDAETAKAKDSAALIAAMKKRYPQLGEESSLELSAKVAKGEMQW; the protein is encoded by the coding sequence ATGATCGGCTTCACCCCTTTCAAACGCGTTCTGCTCGCCGCAGCATTTTTCGGCTTTGCCGCCCATGCATCCGCCGCCGAGCTGAGCCTTGATGTCTACAACCCGGGCACCCGAGCGATTTTCCCGGTCAGCTCGGTGCTGGTCAGCGGTGAGAAAGAAGCGATTCTGGTCGATGCGCAATTCGGCAAATCCCAGGCCGAACAGGTGGTGGAAAAGATCCGCGCCAGCGGCAAGCAGTTGACCACCATCTACATCAGTCACGGCGACCCGGATTACTACTTCGGTCTCGACACCCTGACCAAAGCATTCCCGCAGGCGAAAGTATTGGCTTCGCAGCCGACCGTCGATCACATCAAGCACACCGTCGACGGCAAACTGGCCTACTGGGGACCGAAAATGGGCGCCGACGTGCCGGCGAAAACCATCGTCCCGGACGTGCTCAAGGGCGACAGCCTGACCCTCGAAGGCAAGCAGTTGCAGGTGATCGGCCTCGACGGCAAGCAGCCGGATTGCAGCTTCGTTTGGATCCCGTCGCTCAAAGCAGTGGTCGGTGGCGTAGTGGTCGCCGAGAACATTCATGTGTGGATGGCCGACACCCAGACCGCGCAATCCCACGCCGACTGGCTGCACACCTTGCACACCATCGAAAGCCTGAAACCGCAAACCGTGGTGCCCGGTCATTACCTGGGTGACAGCAGCCGCTCGCTGGCCAGCGTGAAATTCACCGCCGATTACATCAAGGCCTTCGATGCCGAAACCGCCAAGGCCAAAGATTCTGCTGCACTGATCGCAGCGATGAAAAAGCGCTACCCGCAACTGGGCGAAGAAAGTTCGCTGGAGCTCAGCGCGAAAGTCGCCAAGGGCGAGATGCAGTGGTAA
- a CDS encoding NAD(P)-dependent oxidoreductase — translation MSKIAIIGATGRAGSQLLEEALRRGHSVTAIARDTSKVGDRAGVVSKSLDVLDSAALQAAVAGHDAVISAAHFATVPASAIVGPVKQAGVKRLLVVGGAGSLLLPDDTRVIDSAGFPAEYKAEASAGAEFLDALRQEQELDWTFLSPSAEFVEGERSGTFRVGKDHLLVSGEGRSWITFADYAIALIDEVETPKHSRQRYTVGY, via the coding sequence ATGAGCAAGATCGCAATCATTGGTGCCACCGGCCGTGCCGGTAGCCAACTGCTGGAAGAAGCCCTGCGTCGCGGCCACAGCGTCACCGCCATTGCCCGCGATACCTCAAAGGTCGGTGATCGCGCCGGTGTCGTCAGCAAGAGCCTCGACGTGCTGGATTCGGCGGCGCTGCAAGCGGCGGTGGCCGGTCACGACGCAGTGATCAGCGCAGCGCATTTCGCCACCGTCCCGGCCTCGGCGATTGTCGGACCGGTAAAACAGGCGGGCGTGAAGCGCTTGCTGGTAGTCGGCGGCGCCGGCTCGCTGTTGCTGCCGGATGACACGCGGGTGATCGACAGTGCCGGTTTCCCGGCCGAATACAAAGCCGAGGCGAGCGCAGGTGCTGAGTTTCTTGATGCGTTGCGTCAGGAGCAGGAACTGGACTGGACTTTCCTGTCGCCGTCGGCGGAGTTTGTCGAGGGTGAACGCAGCGGCACATTCCGGGTGGGTAAGGATCATCTGTTGGTCAGTGGCGAAGGACGTAGCTGGATCACATTTGCCGATTACGCGATTGCGCTGATTGACGAAGTGGAAACGCCGAAGCATTCGCGGCAGCGTTATACGGTCGGGTATTGA
- a CDS encoding LysR substrate-binding domain-containing protein, with translation MKRLPPLPALHTFWITAQCCNFTRAAEQLHITQGAVSRQIAGLEEQLGYPLFIRLARGLALTAEGREWLPRVEKVFGLISEATEQIGLTRQTLQLKAPSCVMRWLLPRLLQWQKERPDVPVKLTASLQHGVDFQREQFDAAVIYGPPPDHSPGALHLFDEQLTPVCSPQLLKGSPALNSPQDLQEHLLLHPTHDIQDWSVWLDAARLRLDNLGSGQHFETLDQAMSMASHGTGVAIGDWSLIGDDLNAGRLVMPFALKVKTGLAYYVVVPAGAEPSPQLEELMLWLVEQAYLR, from the coding sequence ATGAAACGCCTGCCACCCCTTCCCGCTCTGCATACGTTCTGGATCACCGCGCAATGCTGCAATTTCACTCGCGCCGCCGAGCAGTTGCACATCACCCAGGGCGCGGTGAGCCGGCAGATCGCCGGGCTCGAAGAACAGCTCGGTTATCCGCTGTTTATTCGTCTGGCCCGAGGTCTGGCGCTGACGGCCGAAGGCCGCGAATGGCTGCCGCGAGTGGAAAAGGTCTTCGGGCTGATCAGTGAAGCGACCGAGCAGATCGGTCTGACGCGGCAAACCTTGCAACTCAAGGCACCGAGCTGCGTGATGCGCTGGCTGCTGCCGCGTCTGCTGCAATGGCAGAAGGAACGCCCGGACGTGCCGGTCAAATTGACGGCCTCGCTGCAACACGGGGTGGATTTTCAGCGCGAGCAATTCGACGCCGCGGTGATCTACGGCCCGCCGCCGGATCATTCGCCAGGCGCGCTGCATCTGTTCGACGAGCAACTGACACCGGTCTGCTCGCCGCAACTGCTCAAGGGCTCGCCCGCGCTGAATTCACCGCAGGATTTGCAAGAGCATTTGTTATTGCACCCGACCCACGACATTCAGGACTGGTCGGTGTGGCTCGATGCGGCGCGATTGCGACTGGACAACCTTGGCAGCGGGCAGCATTTCGAAACGCTGGATCAGGCGATGTCGATGGCCTCGCATGGGACAGGGGTGGCGATCGGGGACTGGTCGCTGATTGGTGATGATCTGAACGCCGGGCGGCTGGTGATGCCGTTTGCGTTGAAGGTGAAGACGGGGTTGGCGTATTACGTGGTGGTGCCTGCTGGAGCCGAGCCGTCGCCGCAGTTGGAAGAGTTGATGCTTTGGCTGGTTGAGCAGGCCTATTTGCGCTGA
- a CDS encoding 5-guanidino-2-oxopentanoate decarboxylase, translating into MATCGEVLVKLLENYAVEQVFGIPGVHTVELYRGLARSSINHVTPRHEQGAGFMADGYARTSGKPGVCFIITGPGMTNITTAMGQAYADSIPMLVISSVQSRSQLGGGRGKLHELPNQSALVGGVAAFSHTLMSAAELPVVLARAFALFQAGRPRPVHIEIPLDVLVEEADELLTSLPVNIDRAGAAPAAVARMSELLATAQRPLILAGGGAIDAAPELTRLAELLDAPVALTINAKGMLPTSHPLLIGSTQSLVATRALVAEADVVLAIGTELAETDYDVTFAGGFEIPGKLLRIDIDADQTVRNYPPHVALVADSRNAAQALLSALSHQPLAERRNDWGQVRAARLRDELAASWDAPTLAQTRLLETVLHELPEAVFVGDSTQPVYTGNLTFNPGRPRRWFNASTGYGTLGYALPAAIGAWLGGQLDKGARPPVVCLIGDGGLQFTLPELASAVEARVPVIVLLWNNQGYEEIKKYMVNRAIEPVGVDIYTPDFVAVAKGLGCAAQAISSIDELRAALRKATDRQGPTLIEIDQNQWMQAVAQ; encoded by the coding sequence ATGGCAACGTGCGGCGAAGTACTGGTCAAGCTGTTGGAGAATTACGCGGTCGAGCAGGTGTTCGGCATTCCCGGTGTGCACACCGTTGAGCTGTATCGAGGACTCGCCCGTTCAAGCATCAACCACGTCACGCCTCGTCACGAACAGGGCGCCGGGTTCATGGCTGACGGCTACGCGCGCACCAGCGGCAAACCCGGTGTGTGCTTCATCATCACCGGCCCGGGCATGACCAATATCACCACGGCCATGGGCCAGGCTTACGCCGATTCGATTCCGATGCTGGTGATCTCCAGCGTGCAGTCGCGCAGTCAGTTGGGTGGTGGGCGCGGCAAGTTGCATGAGCTGCCGAACCAGAGCGCACTGGTCGGCGGCGTCGCAGCGTTCTCGCACACGCTGATGTCCGCTGCCGAACTGCCGGTGGTGCTTGCTCGCGCTTTCGCGCTGTTCCAGGCCGGGCGACCGCGTCCGGTGCACATCGAAATTCCGCTGGACGTGCTGGTGGAAGAGGCCGATGAGTTGCTCACCAGCCTGCCGGTGAATATCGACCGCGCCGGCGCCGCACCGGCAGCCGTGGCCCGCATGAGCGAACTGCTCGCCACCGCGCAACGTCCGCTGATTCTCGCCGGCGGCGGTGCTATCGACGCGGCACCGGAGCTGACCCGACTCGCCGAATTGCTCGACGCTCCGGTGGCGCTGACCATCAATGCCAAAGGCATGCTGCCGACCAGCCATCCATTGTTGATCGGCTCGACGCAAAGCCTGGTCGCCACCCGCGCACTGGTCGCTGAAGCCGACGTGGTGCTGGCGATCGGCACCGAGCTGGCCGAGACCGATTACGACGTCACTTTCGCCGGCGGCTTCGAGATTCCCGGCAAGCTGCTGCGCATCGACATCGATGCCGATCAGACCGTGCGCAACTACCCGCCGCACGTCGCACTGGTCGCTGACTCGCGCAACGCCGCACAAGCCTTGCTCAGCGCCTTGTCGCACCAACCGCTGGCCGAGCGTCGTAATGATTGGGGCCAGGTCCGCGCCGCGCGTCTGCGTGATGAATTGGCGGCGAGCTGGGATGCGCCGACGCTGGCGCAGACGCGTTTGCTCGAAACCGTGCTGCACGAATTGCCCGAAGCGGTGTTCGTCGGCGATTCCACGCAACCGGTGTACACCGGCAACCTCACGTTCAACCCCGGGCGTCCGCGACGCTGGTTCAACGCATCCACCGGTTACGGCACCCTCGGCTATGCGCTGCCGGCGGCGATCGGTGCGTGGCTCGGCGGCCAACTCGATAAGGGCGCGCGCCCGCCAGTGGTGTGCCTGATCGGCGACGGCGGCTTGCAATTCACTCTGCCGGAACTGGCCAGCGCCGTTGAAGCACGGGTACCGGTGATCGTGCTGCTGTGGAATAACCAGGGTTACGAGGAAATCAAAAAGTACATGGTCAACCGCGCCATCGAACCGGTCGGCGTGGACATCTACACCCCGGATTTCGTCGCCGTGGCCAAGGGCCTCGGTTGCGCCGCGCAAGCCATCAGCAGCATCGACGAATTGCGCGCAGCGCTGCGTAAAGCGACGGACCGGCAAGGCCCGACGCTGATTGAAATCGACCAGAACCAGTGGATGCAGGCGGTGGCCCAATGA
- a CDS encoding aldehyde dehydrogenase family protein: MISFPTTLDGLYINGQWSSGREHLRVINPATEALLTTVNGGDEQAVDQAISAACEAFEDWSKTTGAERAAILRNIAKGVRNGREHLMNLQSSNNGKPQFEAAIDVDDVIATFDYYAELAEGLDAGQDSNLPLPSDDFSARLRREPCGVVGLIVPWNFPMVTTAWKLAPALAAGCCVVLKPSEVTPLPELELAAIIAECGLPDGVFNLVCGTGLAVGAPLSADPRIAKISFTGSNAVGVQVMQRAAETVKGVSLELGGKSSLLVLADADLQLAVELACGGAFFNAGQMCSATSRVLVAEALMDEFLQRLQKRAEAIRVADPFDADVEMGALVNQAQYQRVLGHIDRGLSAGARLVCGGNRPAHLPRGYFLQPTVFTDVPLDSALWREEIFGPVVCVRSFASESEAIALANDTQFGLVASVVTRDAATADRVANALQAGLVWINAPQVIFPQTAWGGYKQSSVGRELGPWGLAAFQEIKHVVRAV, from the coding sequence ATGATCAGTTTTCCAACCACACTCGACGGGCTCTACATCAACGGTCAATGGTCGTCGGGCCGCGAGCATCTACGGGTGATCAATCCCGCTACCGAAGCGCTGCTGACCACCGTCAATGGCGGTGACGAACAGGCCGTCGACCAGGCGATCAGCGCCGCGTGCGAGGCGTTCGAAGACTGGTCGAAAACCACCGGCGCCGAACGCGCTGCGATCCTGCGCAACATTGCCAAAGGCGTGCGCAATGGTCGCGAACACTTGATGAACCTGCAGTCGAGCAACAACGGTAAACCGCAATTCGAAGCGGCCATCGATGTCGATGACGTGATCGCCACTTTCGACTATTACGCCGAACTCGCCGAAGGCCTCGACGCCGGTCAGGACAGCAACTTGCCGCTGCCCAGCGATGACTTCAGCGCACGCCTGCGGCGTGAACCCTGCGGCGTGGTCGGGCTGATCGTGCCGTGGAATTTCCCCATGGTCACCACCGCGTGGAAACTGGCGCCAGCGCTCGCCGCCGGTTGCTGCGTGGTGCTGAAACCTTCTGAAGTGACGCCGTTGCCGGAGCTGGAACTGGCCGCGATCATCGCTGAATGCGGGTTGCCCGACGGCGTGTTCAATCTGGTCTGCGGCACCGGGCTGGCGGTGGGCGCGCCGTTGTCGGCCGATCCACGCATTGCCAAGATCTCCTTCACTGGCAGCAATGCGGTTGGCGTGCAGGTGATGCAACGCGCAGCCGAAACCGTGAAGGGTGTGAGCCTGGAGCTGGGTGGCAAATCTTCCTTGCTGGTGCTGGCGGATGCCGATCTGCAACTGGCGGTGGAACTGGCCTGTGGCGGCGCGTTCTTCAACGCCGGGCAGATGTGCTCGGCCACCAGTCGGGTGCTGGTCGCCGAGGCATTGATGGACGAATTTCTTCAGCGCCTGCAAAAACGTGCGGAGGCGATCCGAGTCGCTGATCCGTTTGATGCGGATGTGGAGATGGGCGCGCTGGTCAATCAGGCGCAGTACCAACGAGTGCTTGGGCATATTGATCGCGGTTTGAGCGCCGGGGCGAGGTTGGTGTGCGGCGGCAATCGTCCGGCGCATTTGCCGCGCGGTTATTTTCTGCAACCGACGGTGTTCACCGACGTGCCGCTGGACAGCGCGTTATGGCGTGAAGAGATTTTCGGCCCGGTGGTGTGTGTGCGCAGTTTCGCCAGTGAGAGCGAGGCGATTGCGCTGGCCAACGACACGCAGTTCGGCCTGGTCGCGAGTGTGGTGACGCGCGATGCTGCAACGGCGGATCGCGTGGCCAACGCCTTGCAGGCGGGGCTGGTGTGGATCAATGCGCCGCAGGTGATCTTCCCGCAGACGGCGTGGGGTGGTTACAAGCAGAGCAGTGTCGGCCGCGAACTGGGGCCTTGGGGGTTGGCGGCGTTTCAGGAGATCAAGCATGTAGTTCGAGCGGTATAA
- a CDS encoding AraC family transcriptional regulator: MTSFDPFQAEPSADMEKQRAELAAIIRRNTSDDGSYQTAIGSLVMSRHTQSHDFAPVLAQPALCIMAQGRKEVRLADEFFNYDPLNYLVVSVSMPLSGRVVNVSPEEPILAVRLDIDPTEITALIADAGPMGVPTRPTGRGLYVEKIDSAMLDAVLRLARLLDAPKDIAMLAPLIRREILYRLLRSPQGHRLYEIAIANSQSHRISQAIKWLNGNFEQPLRIDDLAREVNLSVSTLHHRFKAMTAMSPLQYQKQLRLQEARRLMLTEGLEASAAGYRVGYESPSQFSREYSRLFGAPPLRDLARLRLSV, from the coding sequence ATGACGTCATTCGATCCTTTTCAAGCCGAACCCAGCGCCGACATGGAAAAGCAGCGTGCGGAGCTAGCGGCGATCATCCGCCGCAACACCAGCGACGATGGCAGCTACCAGACCGCGATCGGTTCGCTGGTAATGTCGCGCCACACCCAGTCCCATGACTTTGCCCCGGTGCTCGCGCAGCCGGCGCTGTGCATCATGGCGCAGGGGCGCAAAGAGGTCCGCCTGGCCGACGAGTTTTTCAACTACGACCCGCTGAATTATCTGGTGGTGTCGGTTTCGATGCCGCTCAGCGGCCGCGTGGTCAACGTCTCGCCGGAAGAACCGATCCTCGCCGTGCGTCTAGACATTGATCCGACCGAAATCACCGCGCTGATCGCCGACGCCGGCCCGATGGGCGTGCCGACCCGGCCGACCGGACGTGGTCTGTACGTGGAAAAAATCGACAGCGCCATGCTCGACGCGGTGCTGCGTCTGGCGCGGCTGCTCGACGCGCCGAAAGACATCGCCATGCTCGCGCCGCTGATTCGCCGGGAGATTCTCTATCGTCTGCTGCGCAGCCCACAGGGCCATCGTCTGTATGAGATTGCGATTGCCAACAGTCAGAGCCATCGCATCAGCCAGGCCATCAAATGGCTCAACGGCAACTTCGAGCAGCCGCTGCGCATCGATGATCTGGCGCGGGAAGTGAACCTCAGCGTGTCGACGTTGCATCACCGCTTCAAGGCGATGACGGCGATGAGTCCGTTGCAATATCAGAAGCAGCTGCGCCTGCAAGAGGCGCGGCGACTGATGTTGACCGAGGGGCTGGAAGCCTCGGCGGCAGGGTATCGGGTGGGTTATGAAAGTCCGTCGCAGTTCAGCCGCGAATACAGCCGCCTGTTTGGCGCGCCGCCGTTGCGGGATCTGGCGCGGTTGCGGCTTTCGGTGTGA